One segment of Danio aesculapii chromosome 3, fDanAes4.1, whole genome shotgun sequence DNA contains the following:
- the rcvrna gene encoding recoverin a — protein MGNTKSGALSKELLEDLKLNTKYTEEELCAWYTSFLKECPTGRITKEQFEGIYASFFPDADPTAYARHVFRSFDTNADGTLDFKEYIVALHLTSSGKTLRKLEWAFALYDVDGNGTISKNEVQEIVRSIFNMVPVEDQKNLPDDENTPEKRADKIWTFFGKKDNDKIGEGEFIQGVMENKDILRLIQYDEPKKIQEKLKEKKH, from the exons atgggGAACACTAAGAGTGGGGCTTTGTCCAAAGAGCTTCTGGAGGACCTGAAGCTGAACACCAAATACACAGAGGAAGAGCTCTGCGCATGGTACACCAGCTTTCTCAAAGAGTGTCCCACTGGACGTATTACCAAAGAACAGTTTGAGGGCATCTATGCAAGTTTCTTCCCAGATGCTGACCCTACAGCATATGCTCGGCACGTCTTTCGCAGCTTTGACACCAATGCTGATGGCACTTTGGACTTTAAGGAGTACATTGTGGCACTGCACCTCACCTCTTCAGGCAAGACTCTACGCAAACTTGAATGGGCCTTTGCTTTGTACGATGTAGATGGCAATGGGACCATCAGTAAAAATGAGGTGCAGGAGATTGTACGG TCGATATTCAACATGGTTCCTGTTGAAGACCAGAAAAACCTTCCAGATGATGAGAATACGCCAGAAAAGCGAGCAGACAAAATCTGGACTTTTTTCGGAAAGAAAGATAATG ATAAGATTGGAGAGGGGGAATTCATTCAGGGTGTCATGGAGAACAAAGACATCTTGAGGTTGATACAATATGACGAGCCAAAGAAGATTCAAGAAAAACTCAAAGAaaagaagcattaa